One Natator depressus isolate rNatDep1 chromosome 3, rNatDep2.hap1, whole genome shotgun sequence DNA segment encodes these proteins:
- the CHRM3 gene encoding muscarinic acetylcholine receptor M3 isoform X2, giving the protein MILHNNTTVSPLFSNVSFFWNRDSQGTGLLEDATSVIGSYDFPQTTESFPFTTVETANRSLDGMNKDPLGGHTLWQVVLIAFLTGILALVTIIGNILVIVAFKVNKQLKTVNNYFLLSLACADLIIGVISMNLFTTYIIMDRWALGSLACDLWLSIDYVASNASVMNLLVISFDRYFSITRPLTYRAKRTTKRAGMMIGLAWVISFILWAPAILFWQYFVGKRTVPPDECYIQFLSEPVITFGTAIAAFYLPVTIMTILYWRIYKETEKRTKELAGLQASGSKAEAACFIHQTGSSRSCSSYELQQQSMKHSTRRKYGRCHFWLTTKSWKPSQDQGDQEHSSSDSWNNNDAAASLENSASSDEEDIATETRAIYSIVLKLPGHSTILNSTKLPSSEDLNGSGDDLQKSDMGSKERKPKRLHSQKTVEDGGNFHKSFPKLPVQPGSAVEAAKVSDGIPSVAKTSAALPLSFKEATLAKKFALKTRSQITKRKRMSLIKEKKAAQTLSAILFAFIITWTPYNIMVLVNTFCDSCIPKTFWNLGYWLCYINSTVNPMCYALCNKTFRTTFKMLLLCQCDKRKRRKQQYQQRQSVIFHKRIPQETS; this is encoded by the coding sequence ATGATCCTGCACAATAACACTACAGTCTCCCCCTTGTTTTCAAATGTGAGCTTCTTCTGGAATAGAGATTCCCAGGGAACAGGGCTTCTTGAGGATGCAACATCAGTCATTGGCAGCTATGACTTCCCTCAGACAACTGAGAGTTTTCCCTTCACTACTGTGGAAACAGCCAATAGGTCACTAGATGGCATGAACAAAGATCCTCTGGGTGGACACACACTCTGGCAAGTTGTTCTGATTGCCTTCCTCACTGGCATCCTCGCACTGGTGACCATCATAGGAAACATCCTGGTGATTGTGGCATTTAAAGTTAACAAACAACTTAAAACAGTCAACAATTACTTCCTGCTGAGTCTTGCATGTGCAGATTTGATCATCGGTGTTATTTCAATGAACCTTTTCACCACATATATCATAATGGACCGCTGGGCTTTGGGAAGTTTGGCCTGTGATCTATGGCTCTCCATTGACTATGTAGCCAGCAACGCTTCTGTCATGAATCTCCTTGTCATAAGTTTTGACAGGTATTTTTCCATCACCAGGCCCCTTACATACAGAGCTAAACGAACAACCAAAAGGGCTGGAATGATGATAGGCTTAGCTTGGGTCATCTCGTTCATTCTTTGGGCCCCTGCCATCTTGTTTTGGCAGTATTTTGTTGGGAAAAGAACTGTGCCTCCTGATGAATGTTATATCCAGTTTCTAAGCGAACCTGTCATCACTTTTGGCACTGCCATAGCTGCCTTTTATTTGCCAGTCACCATTATGACTATTTTATACTGGAGGATCTACAAGGAGACAGAGAAACGCACCAAAGAGTTAGCGGGGCTACAGGCTTCGGGCAGCAAAGCTGAGGCAGCATGCTTCATTCACCAGACTGGTAGCTCCAGAAGCTGCAGCAGCTatgagctgcagcagcagagtaTGAAGCACTCCACCAGAAGGAAATATGGCCGATGCCACTTCTGGCTTACAACAAAGAGCTGGAAACCCAGCCAGGATCAGGGGGACCAGGAGCACAGCAGCAGTGACAGCTGGAACAACAATGATGCCGCTGCTTCTCTTGAAAACTCTGCCTCCTCTGATGAAGAAGACATTGCCACGGAGACGAGGGCCATTTATTCCATTGTGCTGAAGCTTCCTGGTCACAGCACCATCCTCAACTCCACTAAACTACCCTCATCTGAAGACTTGAATGGGTCAGGGGACGACTTGCAGAAATCTGACATGGGGTCAAAGGAGAGGAAACCTAAAAGGTTGCACTCTCAGAAAACTGTGGAGGACGGAGGAAACTTTCACAAGAGCTTTCCTAAGCTTCCAGTTCAGCCAGGGTCAGCAGTAGAGGCAGCCAAGGTTTCCGACGGCATTCCGTCGGTGGCTAAGACGTCTGCAGCCCTGCCTTTATCCTTCAAGGAAGCAAccctggccaaaaagtttgccttgAAGACCAGAAGTCAGATCACCAAGCGAAAACGAATGTCACTTatcaaagaaaagaaagcagcacaGACGCTCAGTGCTATTTTGTTTGCCTTCATCATCACCTGGACACCATACAACATCATGGTTCTGGTGAACACCTTTTGTGATAGCTGTATCCCCAAAACATTTTGGAACCTGGGGTACTGGCTTTGTTACATCAATAGCACAGTGAACCCTATGTGCTACGCATTGTGTAACAAAACATTCAGAACCACTTTCAAGATGTTACTGCTGTGCCAGTGTGACAAACGGAAGCGACGCAAACAGCAGTATCAGCAGAGGCAGTCAGTCATTTTTCATAAGCGGATCCCCCAGGAGACTTCATAG
- the CHRM3 gene encoding muscarinic acetylcholine receptor M3 isoform X1 produces the protein MFLAGLCRLCQKVTMILHNNTTVSPLFSNVSFFWNRDSQGTGLLEDATSVIGSYDFPQTTESFPFTTVETANRSLDGMNKDPLGGHTLWQVVLIAFLTGILALVTIIGNILVIVAFKVNKQLKTVNNYFLLSLACADLIIGVISMNLFTTYIIMDRWALGSLACDLWLSIDYVASNASVMNLLVISFDRYFSITRPLTYRAKRTTKRAGMMIGLAWVISFILWAPAILFWQYFVGKRTVPPDECYIQFLSEPVITFGTAIAAFYLPVTIMTILYWRIYKETEKRTKELAGLQASGSKAEAACFIHQTGSSRSCSSYELQQQSMKHSTRRKYGRCHFWLTTKSWKPSQDQGDQEHSSSDSWNNNDAAASLENSASSDEEDIATETRAIYSIVLKLPGHSTILNSTKLPSSEDLNGSGDDLQKSDMGSKERKPKRLHSQKTVEDGGNFHKSFPKLPVQPGSAVEAAKVSDGIPSVAKTSAALPLSFKEATLAKKFALKTRSQITKRKRMSLIKEKKAAQTLSAILFAFIITWTPYNIMVLVNTFCDSCIPKTFWNLGYWLCYINSTVNPMCYALCNKTFRTTFKMLLLCQCDKRKRRKQQYQQRQSVIFHKRIPQETS, from the coding sequence actATGTCAGAAAGTCACAATGATCCTGCACAATAACACTACAGTCTCCCCCTTGTTTTCAAATGTGAGCTTCTTCTGGAATAGAGATTCCCAGGGAACAGGGCTTCTTGAGGATGCAACATCAGTCATTGGCAGCTATGACTTCCCTCAGACAACTGAGAGTTTTCCCTTCACTACTGTGGAAACAGCCAATAGGTCACTAGATGGCATGAACAAAGATCCTCTGGGTGGACACACACTCTGGCAAGTTGTTCTGATTGCCTTCCTCACTGGCATCCTCGCACTGGTGACCATCATAGGAAACATCCTGGTGATTGTGGCATTTAAAGTTAACAAACAACTTAAAACAGTCAACAATTACTTCCTGCTGAGTCTTGCATGTGCAGATTTGATCATCGGTGTTATTTCAATGAACCTTTTCACCACATATATCATAATGGACCGCTGGGCTTTGGGAAGTTTGGCCTGTGATCTATGGCTCTCCATTGACTATGTAGCCAGCAACGCTTCTGTCATGAATCTCCTTGTCATAAGTTTTGACAGGTATTTTTCCATCACCAGGCCCCTTACATACAGAGCTAAACGAACAACCAAAAGGGCTGGAATGATGATAGGCTTAGCTTGGGTCATCTCGTTCATTCTTTGGGCCCCTGCCATCTTGTTTTGGCAGTATTTTGTTGGGAAAAGAACTGTGCCTCCTGATGAATGTTATATCCAGTTTCTAAGCGAACCTGTCATCACTTTTGGCACTGCCATAGCTGCCTTTTATTTGCCAGTCACCATTATGACTATTTTATACTGGAGGATCTACAAGGAGACAGAGAAACGCACCAAAGAGTTAGCGGGGCTACAGGCTTCGGGCAGCAAAGCTGAGGCAGCATGCTTCATTCACCAGACTGGTAGCTCCAGAAGCTGCAGCAGCTatgagctgcagcagcagagtaTGAAGCACTCCACCAGAAGGAAATATGGCCGATGCCACTTCTGGCTTACAACAAAGAGCTGGAAACCCAGCCAGGATCAGGGGGACCAGGAGCACAGCAGCAGTGACAGCTGGAACAACAATGATGCCGCTGCTTCTCTTGAAAACTCTGCCTCCTCTGATGAAGAAGACATTGCCACGGAGACGAGGGCCATTTATTCCATTGTGCTGAAGCTTCCTGGTCACAGCACCATCCTCAACTCCACTAAACTACCCTCATCTGAAGACTTGAATGGGTCAGGGGACGACTTGCAGAAATCTGACATGGGGTCAAAGGAGAGGAAACCTAAAAGGTTGCACTCTCAGAAAACTGTGGAGGACGGAGGAAACTTTCACAAGAGCTTTCCTAAGCTTCCAGTTCAGCCAGGGTCAGCAGTAGAGGCAGCCAAGGTTTCCGACGGCATTCCGTCGGTGGCTAAGACGTCTGCAGCCCTGCCTTTATCCTTCAAGGAAGCAAccctggccaaaaagtttgccttgAAGACCAGAAGTCAGATCACCAAGCGAAAACGAATGTCACTTatcaaagaaaagaaagcagcacaGACGCTCAGTGCTATTTTGTTTGCCTTCATCATCACCTGGACACCATACAACATCATGGTTCTGGTGAACACCTTTTGTGATAGCTGTATCCCCAAAACATTTTGGAACCTGGGGTACTGGCTTTGTTACATCAATAGCACAGTGAACCCTATGTGCTACGCATTGTGTAACAAAACATTCAGAACCACTTTCAAGATGTTACTGCTGTGCCAGTGTGACAAACGGAAGCGACGCAAACAGCAGTATCAGCAGAGGCAGTCAGTCATTTTTCATAAGCGGATCCCCCAGGAGACTTCATAG